The Paramisgurnus dabryanus chromosome 3, PD_genome_1.1, whole genome shotgun sequence genome includes a window with the following:
- the LOC135768984 gene encoding uncharacterized protein: MLMLVKEELEKMTDPQPCRIKDEDTEEQIDMMEVKEESQAEVDEKHQIVKINHNVSQKETLKTEDIKCENSFSEDERPADHKRTHSEEKPFTCQQCGKSFRTKDNLRSHMRTHSKEKPFTCQQCGKSFRRKGHLKIHMRIHTGEKKFTCHECKKCFRIKSSLIAHMKIHKREKPHMCFHCGKSYGDKRGLETHMRIHTGKKPFRCHVCGKSFTFQSGLCRHKKAHMGEMLYACQHCEKSFPDKSQLKIHTMIHTGEKPFTCHLCGKSFRIKVNLNVHMRIHTGEKPHLCHHCEKSFTTTGKLKIHIRTHTGEKPYTCQQCGKSFSAESNLKRHERIHTEEKPFTCNECEKCFRIKCSLITHMKIHTGEKQYVCFQCGKSFRNKHGLETHMRSHSGEKP; this comes from the exons ATGTTGATGCTGGTGAAAGAGGAGCTTGAGAAGATGACAGATCCGCAACCATGCAGAATAAAGGATGAAGATACTGAGGAACAAATAG ATATGATGGAAGTGAAAGAGGAGAGTCAAGCTGAAGTGGATGAGAAACAtcagattgtaaaaataaaccataatGTTTCACAGAAAGAAACTCTGAAGACAGAAGACATAAAGTGTGAAAATAGTTTCAGTGAAGATGAACGCCCTGCAGATCACAAGAGGACTCACAGTGAGGAGAAACCTTTcacatgtcaacagtgtggaaagagtttcagaacAAAAGATAACCTTAGATCACACATGAGGACTCACAGTAAGGAGAAACCTTTcacatgtcaacagtgtggaaagagttttagaaGAAAAGGTCACCTTAAGATACACATGAGgattcacaccggagagaaaaAGTTCACATGCCATGAGTGTAAAAAAtgtttcagaataaaaagtagCCTTATAGCACACATGAAAATTCACAAAAGAGAGAAACCTCACATGTGTTTTCATTGTGGAAAGAGTTACGGTGATAAACGTGGACTTGAGACtcacatgagaattcacactggaaaGAAACCTTTCAGATGTCAtgtgtgtggaaagagtttcacctTTCAATCAGGCCTTTGTCGGCACAAGAAAGCTCACATGGGGGAAATGTTATATGCATGCCAGCATTGTGAAAAGAGTTTCCCAGATAAAAGTCAACTTAAGATACACACGatgattcacactggagagaaaccattcacgtgtcatctgtgtggaaagagtttcagaatAAAAGTTAACCTTAACGTACACATgaggattcacactggagagaaaccacatCTGTGTCATCActgtgaaaagagttttacaacTACAGGTAAACTTAAGATACACATAAGgactcacactggagagaaaccttacacttgtCAACAATGTGGAAAAAGTTTCTCTGCTGAAAGTAACCTTAAGAGGCATGAAAGAATTCATACTGAAGAGAAACCGTTCACATGCAATGAGTGTGAAAAATGTTTCAGAATTAAATGTAGCCTTATAACACACATGAAAATTCACACAGGAGAGAAACAATACGTGTGttttcagtgtggaaagagtttcagaaaTAAACATGGACTTGAGACTCACATGAGAAGTCActctggagagaaaccttaa